The Deltaproteobacteria bacterium genome has a segment encoding these proteins:
- a CDS encoding B12-binding domain-containing radical SAM protein: MGNKNMVRQRSRVILVYPPSRTQNHASCPVGLLMLAAVLEHHGYEIHLLDACAAGNPQNADQIVEKIRLLNPDVVGITLVTPLVRTAYELARRLTATGVQLIAGGPHATLLPEEPLMNGFQAVVSGEGELTIVEAIEAVLGRIPKESVKGMVWLNSTGRPCRNEPRPVIADLDSLPFPARHLVDPGDYGRKDAVSLYGNIFSSRGCPARCAYCAGGLFGKRFRFRSAENVLDEISQVTQQFGTSHFHFVDDSMAQDRNRVMQICQGLVDRKLPITWSMMTRIDSIDEPLLEMAKKSGCVRIDYGIESGHAETLKRIHKPHTIDMVRKIVPLTARYGIEPCVFFILGFPWEGPEETQSTFRLMKELSPYVRQFHTAIASILIPFPATEIYEKCKDQYGFQDWWLGSNRTYDAPRRETHSHFECSVFPVGAVMDADFFRYSPETKKTIYDIFQFMYLYNLNNRSLPSRLIHRGQLSLSRRLSSISPPLERRVFGALHSAVGAVRRLSGRN; the protein is encoded by the coding sequence ATGGGGAATAAAAATATGGTCCGGCAGCGCAGTCGAGTCATCCTGGTATATCCGCCATCCCGCACCCAAAACCACGCCAGTTGTCCCGTCGGGCTTTTGATGCTGGCCGCAGTCCTTGAGCATCATGGGTATGAAATCCATTTATTAGACGCTTGCGCTGCCGGCAATCCGCAAAATGCCGATCAAATCGTTGAGAAAATCCGACTTCTTAATCCGGACGTAGTCGGTATTACCCTGGTCACTCCGCTGGTACGCACGGCCTATGAACTGGCCAGGCGATTGACGGCAACAGGAGTGCAATTGATTGCCGGAGGTCCCCATGCCACGTTATTACCTGAAGAACCCCTTATGAACGGTTTTCAGGCCGTGGTATCCGGAGAGGGAGAGTTGACCATCGTGGAAGCCATCGAGGCGGTTCTTGGCAGGATACCCAAAGAATCCGTCAAAGGGATGGTCTGGTTAAACAGCACGGGTCGGCCTTGTCGGAATGAACCGCGACCGGTTATTGCTGATTTGGACAGCCTTCCCTTTCCCGCCCGTCATTTAGTCGACCCGGGCGACTATGGACGAAAAGATGCCGTCAGTCTATACGGCAACATTTTTAGTTCCCGTGGTTGCCCGGCCCGATGCGCTTATTGCGCCGGAGGATTATTCGGCAAACGATTTCGATTCCGCTCTGCAGAAAATGTCCTTGATGAAATCAGCCAAGTTACCCAACAGTTTGGCACATCCCATTTCCATTTTGTCGATGACTCTATGGCCCAGGACCGTAATCGGGTGATGCAGATCTGTCAGGGCCTGGTGGATCGAAAACTGCCCATCACCTGGAGCATGATGACCCGGATCGACTCCATTGACGAGCCGCTTTTAGAGATGGCCAAAAAATCAGGCTGCGTCCGAATAGACTATGGGATAGAAAGTGGCCATGCGGAAACCTTAAAACGCATTCACAAACCCCATACTATTGATATGGTGCGGAAGATCGTGCCGTTAACGGCCCGATACGGCATTGAACCTTGTGTTTTTTTTATTCTCGGTTTTCCCTGGGAGGGGCCCGAGGAAACCCAATCCACTTTTCGGCTGATGAAAGAGCTGTCGCCTTATGTGAGACAGTTCCATACGGCCATTGCCTCCATCCTGATCCCTTTCCCGGCAACCGAGATATACGAAAAGTGCAAAGACCAATACGGATTTCAGGACTGGTGGCTGGGCAGCAATCGAACTTACGATGCGCCACGTCGGGAAACCCATTCCCACTTCGAGTGCAGCGTTTTTCCAGTGGGCGCTGTTATGGATGCCGATTTCTTCCGTTATTCCCCGGAAACCAAAAAAACGATCTACGATATCTTCCAATTCATGTATTTATACAATCTGAATAATCGGTCCCTGCCTTCCCGGTTGATTCATCGAGGCCAACTCAGTTTGTCGCGACGATTGTCTTCGATTTCGCCGCCGCTGGAACGGCGGGTTTTTGGTGCTCTTCATAGCGCTGTCGGGGCCGTCCGTCGATTGTCCGGCCGTAACTGA
- a CDS encoding GNAT family N-acetyltransferase: MLKTENMINKNQFSSDGLVVKTVRTHEELRPHAEAWNDLAFNATHRLPDSSHAWIASYLEHQLEIGESWFCLFAYEHSTLVGVLPVIITPFKRTGRPYHKFRTPYNNQTGSVDFLIKPGLEKEVIPVFLDQLSQMQPACFSFEMRRLPEGSPILAIMGDGLKRLFSVSIFAGHGSYIKVEGSFDDFKARLRPNFKRNLRRQAQKIASLPGLSVSYLTGNTIDAEELSRFMQVESSSWKGNVGSAINQDVSLISFYKALTSRLRELGWLEWHFLEAEGKTIAATLAIRVNRSIVLLKTCYDEAYSAYSPGTYLFEKIFEQVFQSGEVDELNFLTDYSWNRNWQVIKRSYYDLFLYPSKPLSILAGFIPLKIRLGLHQWPALRRVYRFFRTHLVGAGRK, translated from the coding sequence TTGCTTAAAACCGAAAATATGATCAATAAAAACCAGTTTTCATCAGACGGACTGGTTGTCAAAACGGTAAGGACTCATGAAGAACTCAGGCCTCATGCCGAGGCCTGGAATGATTTGGCATTTAACGCCACTCATCGATTGCCGGACTCCTCCCACGCCTGGATCGCTTCTTACCTGGAACATCAATTAGAGATCGGAGAAAGTTGGTTTTGTCTTTTTGCTTATGAACATTCCACACTGGTAGGCGTCCTGCCGGTGATTATCACCCCTTTTAAACGAACAGGAAGGCCATACCACAAGTTTCGTACGCCCTATAATAACCAAACAGGTTCGGTGGATTTTTTGATTAAGCCGGGGCTGGAAAAGGAGGTCATTCCTGTTTTTCTGGATCAGCTCAGCCAAATGCAACCGGCCTGCTTTTCTTTCGAAATGAGGAGACTCCCTGAAGGTTCACCCATTTTGGCGATTATGGGTGACGGTTTAAAAAGGCTATTTTCGGTCTCTATTTTTGCCGGTCATGGTTCTTATATTAAAGTTGAAGGAAGTTTTGATGATTTTAAGGCTCGCTTGAGACCTAATTTCAAAAGGAATCTGCGCCGTCAGGCACAAAAAATAGCTTCTCTTCCAGGCCTGTCCGTTTCATATTTAACAGGAAATACCATTGATGCTGAGGAACTTTCCCGTTTTATGCAGGTCGAGTCCTCGAGCTGGAAGGGCAACGTTGGCAGCGCCATCAATCAGGATGTTTCACTGATCTCATTTTATAAGGCCTTAACCAGCCGACTGAGGGAATTGGGCTGGCTGGAATGGCATTTTCTGGAAGCCGAGGGCAAAACGATTGCCGCTACTTTGGCCATCCGGGTCAACCGCTCCATCGTTTTACTGAAAACCTGTTATGATGAGGCCTATTCCGCATATTCCCCGGGGACTTATTTGTTTGAAAAGATTTTTGAACAGGTTTTTCAATCCGGAGAAGTGGATGAATTAAATTTTTTAACGGATTATTCCTGGAACCGTAACTGGCAGGTGATTAAAAGATCCTATTACGATTTATTTCTGTATCCCTCTAAGCCCTTATCGATCCTGGCCGGTTTTATACCCCTGAAAATCCGCCTCGGCCTTCATCAATGGCCGGCCCTGCGCCGGGTTTATCGGTTTTTTCGGACTCATCTCGTTGGAGCGGGTCGGAAATAA